The following proteins are co-located in the Thermus thermophilus HB8 genome:
- a CDS encoding DUF1999 family protein, translating into MRFRPFTEEDLDRLNRLAGKRPVSLGALRFFARTGHSFLAEEGEEPMGFALAQAVWQGEATTVLVTRIEGRSVEALRGLLRAVVKSAYDAGVYEVALHLDPERKELEEALKAEGFALGPLVLAVRVLGSRGARGETRGVLE; encoded by the coding sequence ATGCGCTTCCGCCCCTTCACCGAGGAAGACCTGGACCGGCTCAACCGGCTAGCGGGAAAGAGGCCCGTAAGCCTCGGCGCCCTCCGCTTCTTCGCCCGCACGGGCCACTCCTTTCTCGCCGAGGAGGGGGAGGAGCCCATGGGCTTCGCCCTGGCCCAGGCGGTGTGGCAAGGGGAGGCCACCACGGTCCTCGTCACCCGGATTGAGGGGAGGAGCGTGGAGGCCCTAAGGGGCCTCCTCCGGGCGGTGGTGAAGAGCGCCTACGACGCCGGGGTCTACGAGGTGGCCCTCCACCTGGACCCGGAGCGCAAGGAGCTGGAGGAGGCCCTGAAGGCGGAGGGCTTCGCCCTCGGCCCCCTGGTCCTCGCGGTCCGGGTCCTGGGAAGCCGGGGAGCGCGGGGCGAGACCCGGGGCGTCCTAGAATAG
- a CDS encoding DEAD/DEAH box helicase, with protein MLPEPLRGYSSYREWLEAEEEFKGRVVFARLLPKAPPRPAPYEGAFAGVLRALGLTPYLHQQRALKRVEAGANVVLAYPTAAGKSLVYQAPVLQAALEGATSLLLFPTKALAHDQLRRLRAMAQVLGVEGVFPYDGDTPSATRRQARERGLVLLSNPDMLHYGLLPRHPDWAPFLARLRYVVLDELHAYRGVFGTHVALILRRLLRLARHYGASPQVLAASATIANAREHAEALTGLPFEELKAQVARTERELLVLLPKPLDRRGERRRSPLLEAAYLARRLAEAGLKGLVFAGARKSAELIARYAAHPLVRPYRAGYTARERRRLEADLKEGRVRVLVSTSALELGVDIGELDAVVLVGYPGSTAAFWQRAGRAGRGERRALLVYIPREDPMDEYFLHRPALLLESPPEEAVADPQNPVLCPLHLHAAAREKPLLAEELLCPEARATLKERNGRFFTPKRNPHREITLRGLGATFTLRGPDGEVLGYLDERQAYWEAHPGAIYLHQGESYLVRNVDLARREVWLLPALEDYYTEPRAETDLEVLSGEEVGPGVWVGRVVLRERVVGYVKKRFYTGSVLEEVPLEMPEVSFPTEALWFHPPEAVPAFQIPGGIHALEHAMIGLLPLFVLAERQDVGGISYPFYPRPLPSPGGPTVFIYDGYPGGVGYARRAARRFPEWLKATLDLLRSCPCEEGCPRCVLSPKCGNGNQYLDKKAALALALALAHPLD; from the coding sequence GTGCTGCCCGAGCCGCTTCGGGGCTATTCCAGCTACCGGGAGTGGCTGGAGGCGGAGGAGGAGTTCAAGGGGCGGGTGGTCTTCGCCCGCCTCCTCCCCAAGGCCCCCCCGAGGCCCGCGCCCTACGAGGGGGCCTTCGCCGGGGTCCTCCGGGCCCTCGGCCTCACGCCCTACCTCCACCAGCAAAGGGCCCTAAAGCGGGTGGAGGCGGGGGCCAACGTGGTCCTCGCCTACCCCACCGCCGCCGGGAAAAGCCTGGTCTACCAGGCCCCGGTGCTCCAGGCCGCCCTCGAGGGGGCCACGAGCCTCCTCCTCTTCCCCACCAAGGCCCTGGCCCACGACCAGCTCCGCCGCCTCCGGGCCATGGCCCAGGTCCTGGGGGTGGAGGGCGTCTTCCCCTACGACGGGGACACCCCCTCCGCCACGCGGCGGCAGGCCCGGGAGCGGGGCCTCGTCCTCCTCTCCAACCCCGACATGCTCCACTACGGCCTCCTGCCCCGCCACCCGGACTGGGCCCCCTTCCTCGCCCGGCTCCGCTACGTGGTGCTGGACGAGCTCCACGCCTACCGGGGGGTGTTCGGCACCCACGTGGCCCTGATCCTGAGGCGCCTCCTCCGCCTGGCCCGGCACTACGGGGCCTCCCCCCAGGTCCTCGCCGCAAGCGCCACCATCGCCAACGCCCGGGAGCACGCGGAAGCCCTCACGGGCCTCCCCTTTGAGGAGCTCAAAGCCCAGGTGGCCCGGACGGAGCGGGAGCTCCTCGTCCTCCTCCCCAAGCCCTTGGACCGGAGGGGGGAGCGCAGGCGGAGCCCCCTCCTCGAGGCGGCCTACCTGGCCCGGCGCCTGGCGGAAGCGGGGCTCAAGGGGCTCGTCTTCGCCGGGGCCCGCAAGTCGGCGGAGCTCATCGCCCGCTACGCCGCCCACCCCCTGGTGCGGCCTTACCGGGCGGGGTACACGGCCCGGGAGCGCCGCCGCCTGGAGGCGGACCTCAAGGAGGGGCGGGTGCGGGTCCTGGTCTCCACCAGCGCCCTGGAGCTCGGGGTGGACATCGGGGAGCTGGACGCCGTGGTCCTGGTGGGCTACCCGGGCTCCACCGCCGCCTTCTGGCAGCGGGCGGGCCGGGCGGGCCGGGGGGAGCGGCGGGCCCTCTTGGTCTACATCCCCCGGGAGGACCCCATGGACGAGTACTTCCTCCACCGCCCCGCCCTCCTCCTGGAAAGCCCCCCCGAGGAGGCGGTGGCGGACCCGCAAAACCCCGTCCTCTGCCCCCTGCACCTCCACGCGGCGGCCCGGGAAAAGCCCCTGTTGGCGGAGGAGCTCCTCTGCCCCGAGGCCCGGGCCACCTTAAAGGAGCGGAACGGGCGGTTCTTCACCCCGAAGCGCAACCCCCACCGGGAGATCACCCTGAGGGGCCTCGGCGCCACCTTCACCCTGCGGGGCCCGGACGGGGAGGTGTTGGGCTACCTGGACGAGCGGCAGGCCTACTGGGAGGCCCACCCCGGGGCCATCTACCTGCACCAGGGGGAGAGCTACCTGGTGCGGAACGTGGACCTGGCCCGGCGCGAGGTCTGGCTCCTTCCCGCCCTGGAGGACTACTACACCGAGCCCCGGGCGGAGACGGACCTCGAGGTCCTCTCCGGGGAGGAGGTGGGCCCCGGGGTGTGGGTGGGCCGGGTGGTCCTGAGGGAAAGGGTGGTGGGGTACGTGAAGAAGCGCTTCTACACGGGGAGCGTCCTGGAGGAGGTGCCCCTGGAGATGCCGGAGGTCTCCTTTCCCACGGAGGCGCTCTGGTTCCACCCCCCCGAGGCCGTCCCCGCCTTCCAGATCCCCGGCGGGATCCACGCCCTGGAGCACGCCATGATCGGCCTCTTGCCCCTCTTCGTCCTGGCGGAGCGGCAGGACGTGGGCGGGATCTCCTACCCCTTCTACCCCAGGCCCCTTCCCTCCCCGGGCGGGCCCACGGTCTTCATCTACGACGGCTACCCCGGGGGGGTGGGGTACGCCCGCCGGGCGGCCCGGCGCTTCCCCGAGTGGCTCAAGGCCACCCTGGACCTCCTCCGCTCCTGCCCCTGCGAGGAGGGCTGCCCCCGGTGCGTCCTCTCCCCCAAGTGCGGCAACGGCAACCAGTACCTGGACAAAAAGGCGGCCCTGGCCCTCGCCTTGGCCTTGGCCCACCCCTTAGACTGA
- a CDS encoding heavy metal-binding domain-containing protein, whose amino-acid sequence MILTTTHEIEGRRIERYLGIVFGEAIVGANVLRDLLAQIRDIVGGRSGAYEAELRRARETALAEMAEAARRLGADAVVGVDLDYEVLGSGNSMLMVTASGTAVKLAP is encoded by the coding sequence ATGATCCTCACCACGACCCACGAGATAGAGGGAAGGCGGATAGAGCGGTACCTGGGCATCGTCTTCGGGGAGGCCATCGTGGGGGCCAACGTCCTGAGGGACCTCCTGGCCCAGATCCGGGACATCGTGGGAGGGCGTAGCGGGGCGTACGAGGCGGAGCTCCGCCGGGCGCGGGAGACCGCCCTCGCCGAGATGGCCGAGGCCGCCCGCCGCCTGGGGGCGGACGCGGTGGTGGGCGTGGACCTGGACTACGAGGTCCTGGGTTCGGGGAACTCCATGCTCATGGTGACGGCGAGCGGCACCGCCGTGAAGCTCGCCCCCTAG
- a CDS encoding heavy-metal-associated domain-containing protein, which yields MNRVLIGIRGEPTPEGMERILKALKRLEGVAEVQATGPAQVLVAYDPQSLTVMDLIRTIREEGFLAGML from the coding sequence ATGAACCGCGTGCTCATCGGTATCCGGGGGGAGCCCACCCCCGAGGGGATGGAGCGGATCCTAAAGGCCCTGAAGCGCCTGGAGGGGGTGGCCGAGGTCCAGGCCACGGGGCCCGCCCAGGTCCTCGTGGCCTACGACCCCCAAAGCCTCACCGTCATGGACCTGATCCGCACCATCCGGGAAGAGGGCTTCCTGGCGGGGATGCTCTAG
- a CDS encoding AAA family ATPase, with amino-acid sequence MSVRCACGQKNPPEARYCLACGQLLGAKLPRETRFVSVVFFDLANSTEAFRQGLSPAYRRLREALEEAAGRARARGGFVHRFLGDGVLVFFGAPRSQGLEPWRALAAAWDMVRHSPFPARAGVASGEALWGPLGSGYAGEPTLLGPPVNLAERLSKLAAPGEVLTEATTLRLAPGAEGALLGSREVKGMGQVPVYRLVRLALDLPPHRRPLLQTLEARLLTERRLVVHGPAGSGKSFLLEVFRERRARGLPFPTVRLQRMGPEMPLRATLYRAVTEAFGAPEALLRNLPGDLAEALAYSLGLAPRPPWEKRALDEAILAAWREALMGLKTPLLLLLQDLHYPDRTLERFLERMPENLLVLAESRRPLFPARLGLEGLEAPPLLALQPALDALPVPERTALLAMGVLGEVPPEVVEAIAGPFSRERLVAEELLVHGRVPPPLAEAARRLVPEEERTQWHRLAARLLAAQGRLEEAAHHLAEAGEAREAAHLLRVQAQALWREGHPDRALPLYQKAEGLAPPGWRASLAAEAQDALASLGRAEEAASGPRREDAALARYRELRARPEAGALLALLPALKPYPLEQAEARLLLAGLLWRAFRPQEALAVLAEPPHPGLPPDPVLEHRSLKAGLLMDLGRHAEAEPLLEGPLPEGLEARARFGAARLRLLLETGRLAQALEEGEGLYAKTPHPWMAAALLGAWTLKDRFPEALFREALAHPDGRGLALLALAHRRWRRGEDPVPLFKEVLKEARRLPNPYLHHLALSSLALYLWPKAPRKVQALSQHLLYHTHKTGFLVHLEVARLLRAQLLLETGERVDHLLGFAPSLPLTRAWKAALQGQEAAEDLEGYGILGRWVRRLWRRGAAWTRARRWS; translated from the coding sequence GTGAGCGTGCGCTGCGCCTGCGGCCAGAAGAACCCCCCCGAGGCCCGGTACTGCCTGGCCTGCGGCCAGCTCCTCGGGGCGAAGCTTCCCCGGGAGACCCGGTTCGTGAGCGTGGTCTTCTTTGACCTGGCGAACTCCACCGAGGCCTTCCGCCAGGGGCTTTCCCCGGCCTACCGGCGCCTAAGGGAGGCCCTCGAGGAGGCCGCAGGCCGGGCCCGGGCCCGGGGGGGGTTCGTCCACCGCTTCCTGGGGGACGGGGTCCTGGTCTTCTTCGGGGCCCCGAGGAGCCAGGGCCTCGAGCCCTGGCGGGCCCTGGCCGCCGCCTGGGACATGGTCCGGCACTCCCCCTTCCCCGCCCGGGCCGGGGTGGCGAGCGGGGAGGCCCTCTGGGGGCCCTTGGGCAGCGGGTACGCCGGGGAGCCCACCCTCCTCGGCCCCCCGGTGAACCTGGCCGAGCGCCTCTCCAAGCTCGCCGCCCCCGGGGAGGTCCTCACCGAGGCCACCACCCTGCGCCTCGCCCCCGGGGCGGAGGGGGCGCTTCTGGGAAGCCGGGAGGTCAAGGGGATGGGCCAGGTGCCCGTCTACCGCCTGGTCCGGCTCGCCCTGGACCTCCCGCCCCACCGCAGGCCCCTCCTCCAGACCCTGGAGGCGCGCCTTCTTACGGAAAGGCGCCTGGTGGTCCACGGGCCCGCGGGAAGCGGGAAGAGCTTCCTCCTCGAGGTCTTCCGCGAGAGGCGGGCCCGGGGCCTTCCCTTCCCCACGGTGCGGCTTCAGCGCATGGGGCCCGAGATGCCCCTCCGGGCCACCCTCTACCGGGCGGTGACCGAGGCCTTCGGCGCCCCGGAGGCCCTCCTCCGGAACCTCCCCGGGGACCTGGCTGAGGCCCTGGCCTACAGCCTCGGCCTCGCCCCCAGGCCCCCGTGGGAGAAGCGCGCGCTGGACGAGGCCATCCTCGCCGCCTGGCGGGAGGCCCTAATGGGGCTAAAGACGCCCCTTCTCCTCCTTCTCCAGGACCTCCACTACCCGGACCGCACCCTGGAGCGCTTCCTGGAGCGGATGCCGGAAAACCTCCTGGTGCTCGCGGAAAGCCGCAGGCCCCTCTTCCCCGCCCGCCTCGGGCTGGAGGGCCTCGAGGCCCCGCCCCTCCTCGCCCTCCAGCCCGCCCTAGACGCCCTCCCCGTCCCCGAGCGCACCGCCCTCCTCGCCATGGGGGTCCTGGGGGAGGTGCCCCCCGAGGTGGTGGAGGCCATCGCCGGGCCCTTCTCCCGGGAACGGCTCGTGGCGGAGGAACTTCTGGTCCACGGGCGCGTCCCGCCCCCCCTCGCCGAGGCCGCGCGGCGCCTCGTCCCCGAGGAGGAGCGAACCCAGTGGCACCGGCTCGCCGCCAGGCTTCTCGCCGCCCAAGGGCGCCTGGAGGAGGCCGCCCACCACCTGGCCGAGGCGGGCGAGGCCCGGGAGGCCGCCCACCTCCTCCGCGTCCAGGCCCAGGCCCTGTGGCGGGAGGGCCACCCCGACCGGGCCCTCCCCCTCTACCAAAAGGCGGAGGGGCTCGCCCCGCCCGGCTGGCGGGCCTCCTTGGCCGCGGAGGCCCAGGACGCCCTCGCCTCCCTGGGCCGGGCGGAAGAAGCGGCCTCGGGGCCGAGGCGGGAGGATGCTGCGCTTGCCCGCTACCGCGAGCTCCGCGCCCGCCCCGAGGCGGGGGCCCTCCTCGCCCTCCTCCCCGCCCTCAAGCCTTACCCCCTGGAGCAGGCCGAGGCCCGGCTCCTCCTCGCGGGCCTCCTCTGGCGGGCCTTCCGGCCCCAGGAGGCCCTGGCGGTCCTCGCCGAGCCCCCCCACCCCGGGCTTCCCCCGGACCCCGTCCTGGAGCACCGGAGCCTCAAGGCGGGCCTCCTCATGGACCTGGGGCGGCACGCGGAGGCCGAGCCCCTCCTCGAGGGCCCCCTCCCCGAGGGCCTCGAGGCCCGGGCCCGCTTCGGCGCCGCCCGCCTCCGCCTCCTCCTGGAAACGGGGAGGCTGGCCCAGGCCCTGGAGGAGGGGGAAGGGCTTTACGCCAAGACCCCCCACCCCTGGATGGCCGCCGCCCTCCTCGGCGCCTGGACCCTAAAGGACCGCTTCCCCGAGGCCCTCTTCCGGGAGGCCCTGGCCCACCCGGACGGCCGGGGCCTCGCCCTCCTGGCCCTGGCCCACCGCCGCTGGCGGCGGGGGGAGGACCCGGTGCCCCTCTTCAAGGAGGTCCTTAAGGAGGCCCGGCGCCTGCCCAATCCTTACCTCCACCACCTCGCCCTCTCCTCCCTGGCCCTCTACCTCTGGCCCAAAGCGCCGCGGAAGGTCCAGGCCCTCTCCCAGCACCTCCTCTACCACACCCACAAAACGGGCTTCCTCGTCCACCTGGAGGTGGCCCGCCTCCTCCGGGCCCAGCTCCTCCTGGAGACGGGGGAGCGGGTGGACCACCTTTTGGGCTTCGCCCCCTCCCTCCCCCTCACCCGCGCCTGGAAGGCCGCCCTCCAGGGCCAGGAAGCCGCCGAGGACCTGGAGGGGTACGGTATCCTGGGGAGGTGGGTCAGGAGGCTTTGGCGTAGGGGGGCGGCATGGACGCGGGCCAGGCGGTGGAGCTGA